The following are encoded together in the Cryptococcus neoformans var. neoformans JEC21 chromosome 9 sequence genome:
- a CDS encoding homoserine kinase, putative has product MAARKHKIHVPCTSANIGPGFDVCGIALSLSLSLVVTIPSASSGAESLPKIIYTGLDSDNVPLSPYKNLLTRVALYVLRANGITTFPPGVTIEAHNEIPFGRGLGSSGAAVIAGVLLGDLLGNLNLPKSRLLDFALMVERHPDNVTAALMGGFVGSYLRELSPEDMSAASIPLAEVLPEYPPDAGPDWGKSPPQPPHGIGHFVRFGWAKEIKAIAVSPRFELATAKARGVLPESYSRKDMIFNLQRLAVLTTALARSPPDPDLIYDAMGDRVHQPYRMTLIPGLPKILSTLTPTSHPGLLGICLSGAGPTILALATHNFEAIADEIERIFGDEQVLVDHKVLDIDEKGSWVEDITEA; this is encoded by the exons ATGGCAGCCCGCAAGCACAAGATCCACGTTCCGTGTACCTCTGCAAACATTGGCCCGGGGTTCGACGTCTGCGGCATcgctctttccctctctctttccctcgtTGTCACCATCCCTTCTGCGTCGTCTGGCGCCGAATCGTTGCCCAAGATCATCTACACCGGTCTTGACTCCGATAAcgttcctctttctccctaTAAAAACCTTTTGACTAGAGTAGCCCTCTATGTCCTCCGAGCAAACGGTATCACCACTTTTCCTCCTGGAGTGACCATTGAGGCTCACAACGAAATCCCGTTCGGACGTGGTCTTGGTTCCTCAGGAGCCGCGGTCATTGCCGGTGTCCTTCTCGGTGACTTACTCGGTAACCTCAATCTCCCCAAATCCCGTTTGCTTGACTTTGCCCTCATGGTTGAGCGACATCCGGACAATGTTACTGCTGCGCTTATGGGTGGTTTCGTTGGCTCTTATCTTCGTGAGCTTTCTCCTGAGGACATGTCCGCTGCCAGCATCCCTCTGGCAGAGGTGCTCCCAGAGTATCCCCCAGATGCCGGACCCGACTGGGGTAAGAGCCCCCCTCAGCCCCCTCACGGTATTGGGCACTTTGTGAGGTTCGGATGGGCGAAGGAGATCAAGGCGATCGCCGTGTCTCCCAGGTTTGAGCTGGCTACTGCCAAGGCTAGGGGTGTATTGCCAGAAAGCTACTCTAGGAAGGACATG ATCTTCAACCTTCAAAGATTAGCCGTGCTTACTACCGCTTTGGCTCGATCTCCGCCCGACCCTGACCTCATCTACGATGCCATGGGTGACCGTGTCCATCAGCCTTACCGAATGACCCTC ATCCCCGGTCTTCCCAAAATTCTTTCCACCCTTACTCCCACTTCCCATCCGGGTCTCCTAGGTATCTGTCTTTCGGGAGCTGGTCCTACCATTCTCGCTCTTGCCACCCACAACTTCGAGGCTATCGCCGACGAGATTGAGAGAATATTCGGAGATGAGCAGGTTTTGGTCGACCATAAGGTTTTGGATATTGACGAGAAGGGAAGTTGGGTTGAGGATATCACAGAAGCTTAA
- a CDS encoding small nuclear ribonucleoprotein E, putative encodes MSGRKVMVQPINIIFSHLQKHNRVAIWLYDNNDFRIEAYIIGFDEFMNVVLDDAEEVYDCGAKPGKEVPPRRELGRILLKGDNITLIQPVTA; translated from the exons ATGTCTGGCCGAAAAGTGATGGTTCAG cccatcaacatcatttTCTCCCACCTTCAAAAG CACAACCGTGTCGCAATTTGGCTTTACGACAACAACGACTTCCGTATCGAAGCGTACATCATT GGTTTTGATGAGTTCATGAACGTGGTTTTGGATGACGCCGAAGAAGTGTATGACTGTGGTGCTAAGCCCGGAAAGGAGGTTCCCCCACGGAGAGAACTCG GACGTATATTGTTGAAGGGTGATAACATCACTCTGATACAACCCGTGACGGCTTaa